The sequence below is a genomic window from Deltaproteobacteria bacterium RBG_16_64_85.
TTGGAACAGACCCACCTAAGCGGCGAGGTTGAGCTTGAGGTTCGGGACCGCCAAATTATCATCCGCTCAACGAAAAAGCCGCGCCAGGGCTGGGCGGAAAAGTTCCGGGCTATGGCGGAACGGGGTGATGACAAGTTATTGGATGCGGAGGCGGTCAGCCAGACTTCCTGGGATAAGGAAGAATGGGAATGGAAGTGAAACGGTTTGAAGTCTACCTGGTGAGCTTGGACCCTACCGTTGGAAGCGAGATCAAGAAGAGTCGTCCCTGTCTTGTCA
It includes:
- a CDS encoding MazE family transcriptional regulator yields the protein MKASIVRIGNSQGIRIPKVVLEQTHLSGEVELEVRDRQIIIRSTKKPRQGWAEKFRAMAERGDDKLLDAEAVSQTSWDKEEWEWK